One segment of Trachemys scripta elegans isolate TJP31775 chromosome 1, CAS_Tse_1.0, whole genome shotgun sequence DNA contains the following:
- the TMSB4X gene encoding thymosin beta-4: MSDKPDMAEIEKFDKTKLKKTETQEKNPLPSKETIEQEKQAGES; this comes from the exons ATGTCCGACAAACCAGATATGGCTGAAATTGAGAAATTTGACAAGACTAAATTGAAGAAAACAGAAACGCAAGAGAAAAATCCACTGCCTTCAAAAGAAA CAATTGAACAGGAGAAGCAAGCGGGTGAATCGTAA